One Alosa alosa isolate M-15738 ecotype Scorff River chromosome 22, AALO_Geno_1.1, whole genome shotgun sequence DNA segment encodes these proteins:
- the pelo gene encoding protein pelota homolog, with protein MKLLHKDIEKDNAGQVTLMPEEAEDMWHTYNLVQVGDSLRASTIRKVQTESSTGSSSSSRVRTTLTVCVETIDFDSQACQLRVKGTNLEENQYVKMGAYHTIELELNRKFTLAKKIWDSVVLDRIEQACDPTQKADVAAVVMQEGLANIVLVTSAMTLLRAKIEVTIPRKRKGSCTQHEKALERFYEAVMQGILRHINFDVVKCVLVGSPGFVKDQFITYLFKEAVRQDNKLLLENRPKFMTVHSSSGHKYSLKEILSDPTVTSRLSDTKAAGEVKALEDFYKMLQHEPDRAFYGLAHVEKASEALAIDILLISDQLFRHQDVATRSRYVRLVDGVRDNGGNVRIFSSLHVSGDQLNQLSGVAAILRFPIADMSEAEEDSSSDEE; from the exons ATGAAGTTGCTCCACAAAGACATCGAGAAAGACAATGCCGG TCAGGTGACCCTGATGCCGGAGGAGGCGGAGGACATGTGGCACACCTACAACCTGGTGCAGGTGGGGGATAGTCTACGAGCCTCCACCATCAG GAAGGTGCAGACCGAGTCGTCCAcaggtagtagtagtagttctCGCGTCCGAACCACCCTGACCGTATGCGTGGAAACCATCGACTTTGATTCCCAGGCATGCCAACTCCGCGTCAAAGGAACCAACCTCGAAGAAAACCAGTATGTCAAG ATGGGCGCCTACCACACAATTGAACTGGAGCTGAACAGGAAATTCACTCTGGCTAAGAAAATCTGGGATAGTGTTGTCCTGGACAGAATCG AACAAGCATGTGACCCTACGCAGAAGGCAGACGTGGCTGCCGTGGTGATGCAGGAGGGGTTGGCCAACATCGTCCTGGTGACCTCGGCGATGACCCTACTGAGGGCGAAGATCGAAGTGACCATCCCTCGCAAGCGGAAAGGTAGCTGTACCCAACATGAGAAG GCTCTAGAACGGTTCTACGAAGCTGTCATGCAGGGAATTTTGCGACATATAAACTTTGACG TGGTGAAGTGCGTCCTGGTGGGCAGTCCTGGATTCGTGAAGGACCAGTTTATCACCTACCTATTCAAGGAGGCCGTTCGGCAGGACAATAAGCTTCTGCTGGAGAACCGGCCGAAGTTCATGACTGTCCACTCGTCGTCCGGACACAAGTACTCACTGAAAG AAATCCTGTCAGATCCCACAGTGACGAGTCGCCTATCCGACACCAAG GCGGCGGGTGAAGTGAAAGCTTTGGAGGACTTCTACAAGATGCTGCAACATGAACCAGACAGAGCCTTCTACGG GCTGGCTCATGTTGAGAAGGCGAGTGAAGCGTTGGCCATTGACATCCTGCTGATCAGCGATCAACTCTTCAG ACACCAGGATGTGGCGACACGCAGTCGATACGTGCGGTTGGTGGACGGTGTGCGAGACAATGGTGGGAACGTGAG GATTTTTTCAAGCCTTCACGTCTCCGGAGATC AACTGAACCAGCTGAGTGGAGTGGCCGCCATCTTGCGTTTCCCCATTGCAGACATGTCGGAGGCTGAGGAGGACAGCAGCTCTGATGAAGAGTGA
- the LOC125287409 gene encoding serine/threonine-protein phosphatase alpha-2 isoform-like, with product MAESDKLNIDSIIQRLLEVKGSRPGKNVQLTENEIRGLCLKSREIFLSQPILLELEAPLKICGDVHGQYHDLLRLFEYGGFPPESNYLFLGDYVDRGKQSLETICLLLAYKVKYPENFFLLRGNHECASINRIYGFYDECKRRYNIKLWKTFTDCFNCLPVAAIVDEKIFCCHGGLSPDLQSMEQIRRVMRPTDVPDQGLLCDLLWADPDKDVTGWGENDRGVSFTFGADVVAKFLHKHDMDLICRAHQVVEDGYEFFAKRQLVTLFSAPNYCGEFDNAGAMMSVDETLMCSFQILKPADKKLFSYSGGGGFGSGRPVTPPRNSAKAGKAKK from the exons ATGGCAGAATCTGACAAGTTAAACATCGATTCAATAATTCAACGCCTCCTCGAAG TGAAGGGTTCTAGGCCTGGAAAGAACGTTCAGTTGACGGAGAATGAGATCCGCGGTCTGTGCCTCAAATCCCGGGAGATTTTCCTCAGTCAACCCATCCTTTTGGAACTGGAGGCACCGCTAAAGATTTGTG GTGATGTCCACGGTCAGTACCACGACCTCCTGAGGTTATTTGAGTATGGTGGCTTCCCCCCAGAGAGCAACTACTTGTTCCTGGGCGACTATGTGGACAGAGGCAAGCAGTCCCTAGAGACCATCTGTCTGCTCTTGGCCTACAAAGTCAAGTACCCTGAGAATTTCTTTCTTCTGCGAGGCAATCATGAGTGTGCCTCCATCAACAGGATATATGGTTTTTATGATGAAT GCAAGAGGCGGTATAACATCAAGCTGTGGAAGACGTTCACAGACTGCTTCAACTGCCTACCTGTCGCTGCCATTGTTGACGAAAAGATCTTCTGTTGTCATGGAG GCTTGTCTCCGGACCTGCAGTCAATGGAGCAGATCCGGCGTGTGATGCGTCCGACGGACGTGCCGGACCAGGGCCTGCTCTGCGACCTGCTGTGGGCCGACCCCGACAAGGACGTGACTGGCTGGGGAGAGAACGACCGCGGCGTCTCCTTCACCTTCGGAGCGGACGTCGTCGCCAAGTTCCTCCACAAGCACGACATGGATCTCATCTGCCGTGCCCACCAG GTGGTGGAGGACGGCTATGAGTTCTTTGCGAAGCGTCAGCTGGTCACACTGTTCTCTGCCCCCAACTACTGTGGCGAGTTTGACAACGCTGGAGCCATGATGAGCGTGGATGAAACACTCATGTGCTCCttccag attcTTAAGCCAGCTGATAAGAAGTTGTTCTCCTACAGTGGGGGAGGTGGCTTCGGCTCCGGCCGACCCGTCACCCCGCCCAGAAACTCCGCCAAGGCCGGCAAGGCCAAGAAATGA
- the paqr4b gene encoding LOW QUALITY PROTEIN: progestin and adipoQ receptor family member 4 (The sequence of the model RefSeq protein was modified relative to this genomic sequence to represent the inferred CDS: inserted 2 bases in 1 codon; substituted 1 base at 1 genomic stop codon), with the protein MDFVKKPKLLDFKSSPPHLQFNDFVLTGYRPVSTLKECLHSLFYLHNEFGNIYTHAIPFLCFLLLLFPASFIPERGWICVLHHLRPLXPWLXVLYHLFMNHEGGEPIYDTLLSLDMFGVCLVNTLGALPIIHITLLCYPGSRWAFAPWPHVALQLRCPLCVAAQSNSGGLQSFFWQALFRVFLYALRWYGPGTGSPDSMHFYATMDSLAVLGGLVNVVRMPERLSPGSFDYWLNSHQIMHMLVALSIVYLHWGMMEDLVWLRTFECPPE; encoded by the exons ATGGATTTTGTTAAAAAACCCAAACTGCTCGACTTCAAGAGCTCCCCCCCTCACCTGCAATTTAACGACTTTGTACTGACCGGGTACCGTCCCGTCTCGACTTTGAAAGAATGTCTCCATAGTCTCTTCTACCTGCACAATGAGTTTGGGAACATCTATACGCATG ccaTACCATTCCTGTGTTTCCTGTTGCTGCTGTTTCCAGCATCCTTTATCCCAGAGCGGGGCTGGATCTGCGTGCTGCACCACCTGCGACCCCTTTAACCGTGGCT GGTGCTCTATCACCTCTTCATGAACCATGAGGGCGGAGAGCCCATCTACGACACCCTGCTCTCGCTCGACATGTTCGGCGTGTGCCTCGTCAACACCCTTGG GGCGCTGCCCATCATCCACATCACGCTGCTGTGCTACCCCGGCAGCCGGTGGGCTTTCGCTCCCTGGCCTCACGTGGCGCTTCAGCTCAGGTGTCCACTCTGCGTGGCGGCGCAGAGCAACAGTGGCGGACTGCAGTCCTTCTTCTGGCAGGCGCTCTTCCGCGTCTTCCTCTACGCGCTGCGCTGGTACGGCCCGGGCACCGGCAGCCCCGACTCCATGCACTTCTACGCCACCATGGACTCGCTGGCCGTGCTGGGCGGCCTGGTCAACGTGGTGCGCATGCCCGAGCGGCTCAGCCCCGGCAGCTTCGACTACTGGCTCAACAGCCACCAGATCATGCACATGCTGGTGGCGCTCTCCATCGTCTACCTGCACTGGGGCATGATGGAGGACCTCGTGTGGTTGCGCACCTTTGAGTGCCCACCAGAGTGA